The region GCCGTCGGGAGAGAGCGCGATGCCGTTCGGCTCCCGGATGGTGTCGTCGATCAGCGAGACGACGCCGTTCTTGACCCGGAACACGCCGGTGCGGCCGGACATCTGGTCGGACCGGTTGGCGCGCTGGAAGTCGGGGTCGGTGAAGTAGACGGTGCCGTCGGCGCCGACGGTGAGGTCGTTCGGCGAGTTGAAGGCGCGGCCCTGGTAGTTGGAGGCGACCACCCCCCGCGTCCGGTCGGACAGGCGGAAGGAGGAGACGCTGCGCTGGTCGTGCGTGGCGGCCAGCAGCGTGGCGCCGTCCCGGCTGAGGGCGAGGCCGTTGCTGCCGGAGCCGGAGATGAAGGTCTGGAAGGTGTTCGGCTCGGTGAACCGCAGCACGTCCGAGGGCTGGACGTTCTCCGACCCGGTGCCGTCACGCATGAGCGACAGCAGCAGGGTCTGGCTGGCGGAGTCCCAGACCGGGCCTTCCAGGAAGTTGAACCCGTCCCGGATCTTGGTGGCGGTCACCGACGACGACGGCAGCGGGTTGGGATAGGTCGCGCCCGGCGTGCACGGCCCGACGCCGGGACGCGGCGTGCCCGTCGTGGGGGTGACGGTCGGCGTCGGAGACGGTGTCGGGGTCGGTGTCGGGGTCGGGGTCGGCGAAGGGGTCGGAGAGGGGCTGACCGTGGGAGTGGCGGTGGGAGTGGGTGTCGGGCTGAGGGTCACGGGGCCGCCGCACATGGCGCCGTTGAGCCAGAAGGTGGTGGGAACCGGGTTGGCGCCGGTGATGGTCGCCGTGAATCCCATGCCACTGGCAGTGCCGTTGGTGGGGATGGAGCCGTTGTAGGACAGGCTGGTGGCGGTCACGCGCGTGCCGGACTGCGTCCAGGTGGCGTTCCAGCCGGACGCGATCTTCTGCCCGGAGTTGGGGAAGTCGAACTCCAGCTTCCAGTTGCCGACCGGGTCGCCGAGGTTGGTGATCGCCACGTCGCCCTGGAAGCCGCCGCCCCATTGGCTGACGATCGTGTAGGTCACCTTGCATCCGGCGGCGGCCGCGGCCGGCATCGTCACCGTCGCGACTCCACCGGCGGCGACCAGCGCGGCGGCGAGCCCCGTGGCCGCGACGGTGGCGAGACTTCGTCTCATCTGGAAGTCCTTTCGGGAACGACGACGGGCGGCTGCCGCCGCGTGTCAGAGTGCCGTCCCGAAATT is a window of Microbispora sp. NBC_01189 DNA encoding:
- a CDS encoding SMP-30/gluconolactonase/LRE family protein, whose translation is MRRSLATVAATGLAAALVAAGGVATVTMPAAAAAGCKVTYTIVSQWGGGFQGDVAITNLGDPVGNWKLEFDFPNSGQKIASGWNATWTQSGTRVTATSLSYNGSIPTNGTASGMGFTATITGANPVPTTFWLNGAMCGGPVTLSPTPTPTATPTVSPSPTPSPTPTPTPTPTPSPTPTVTPTTGTPRPGVGPCTPGATYPNPLPSSSVTATKIRDGFNFLEGPVWDSASQTLLLSLMRDGTGSENVQPSDVLRFTEPNTFQTFISGSGSNGLALSRDGATLLAATHDQRSVSSFRLSDRTRGVVASNYQGRAFNSPNDLTVGADGTVYFTDPDFQRANRSDQMSGRTGVFRVKNGVVSLIDDTIREPNGIALSPDGKTLYVGGNGTGKIYKWPVNSDGSVGTRADFASLNGSDGVTIDCAGNLYQASFNDGKVYVYAPSGVQLGTISAGQNTTNLAFGGPDGQTLYITSGTPSRGGNTGNFGLYRVRLNVPGWPY